From Anopheles darlingi chromosome 2, idAnoDarlMG_H_01, whole genome shotgun sequence, the proteins below share one genomic window:
- the LOC125959140 gene encoding zinc finger protein 345-like, translating to MLRLRHVIPSNNDVEEIYIVRPEVDSGACTSDPFIDEATGLESVRSPRVEEVEIKEEPDSPSNNLDYPCTAGCDAGSSSGMQFDAICGRKDAKSSKDGIIEQQAGKDDCVKCKSPESCAKANTNQETTSSSEENMALHCTRRKVKDKTTTQVDLEKKAITRCYICRNDLGVRKKLMRHLRIEHQHQLPFKCNMCVSDPINNLNRLNMHHLQHDPSLRRRCLYCPARFSCGQAVSKHMRKQHNSQYSIDAQKKRRFVCRYCEQKFTKKFDLEKHEKKHFLPEPDKCKRELECFICNEYRGDTREDLNEHFRVHTDCLPYQCEKCGDKLINSARVLCEHLRQHAEGLAIKCVYCEERFVSLADCQHHEEKVHVQDKQMDEQQEAEIQAEIHNTQIVVVEGQKRFQCNHCDRSYTLLSTLRRHQHVHQLSTMDKNFMCQYCSKVFRKATSLVMHQERDHDGDNPFSCDICCNRFKEHTLLIEHKRSHSDEKPYICDVCGKCFRIRQVLNEHKLSCFGAEAAQPCFCRFCMLTFENLSVALTHVRTAHESDIPETKCRSCDLIFRDAESLVEHEFRHNLPGIITCKVCNRIFKHHKNLMRHIKMHADQPVPYMCDLCGKTFTQKGSLTIHRRIHTGERPFSCELCHKGFVDKKEMRRHYTSHFNPQSKLYIPEAHNLATPPEAGPTGKKYKTYNCKICSRQFTSSSNLAKHVTTHTGEKKYMCEFCDKRFSQGGQLTVHRRIHTGERPFACEKCGDRFLDGSSFKRHKTQNLCKINKIEASSHLKNDAISGYGLGNAIVATNQLLTITKDELLPHASGVSAACLPAMSSTPSIVTSFSSTHLM from the exons atgttgcggttgcg ACACGTAATTCCGTCCAATAATGATGTAGAAGAAATCTATATCGTGAGGCCAGAGGTTGACTCCGGGGCGTGTACGAGCGATCCGTTTATCGATGAAGCTACCGGACTCGAGTCCGTAAGAAGCCCGAGGGTTGAGGAGGTAGAAATCAAGGAGGAACCGGATAGTCCAAGCAATAATTTGGACTATCCTTGCACGGCGGGATGCGATGCAGGCAGTTCCTCCGGAATGCAATTTGATGCAATTTGCGGGAGGAAGGATGCAAAATCTTCGAAGGACGGAATTATCGAACAGCAAGCTGGCAAAGATGACTGCGTCAAATGCAAATCACCGGAAAGTTGTGCTAAGGCAAACACGAACCAAGAAACGACTTCTTCCAGTGAGGAAAACATGG cactgcactgcacacgACGAAAAGTAAaggacaaaacaacaacccaagTTGATCTGGAAAAGAAAGCCATAACGAGGTGTTACATCTGCCGAAATGATTTGGGAGTTAGGAAAAAGCTGATGCGGCATCTGAGGATCGAACATCAGCACCAATTGCCGTTTAAATGCAACATGTGCGTGTCAGACCCGATAAATAATCTGAATAGACTTAACATGCACCATTTGCAACATGATCCATCGTTAAGGAGGCGTTGTTTGTATTGTCCGGCAAGATTTTCGTGCGGACAAGCCGTTAGCAAACACATGAGAAAGCAGCATAATTCTCAATATAGCATTGATGCCCAAAAAAAGCGCCGATTTGTTTGTCGCTACTGCGAGCAAAAGTTCACTAAGAAGTTCGATTTGGAGAAACACGAGAAGAAGCACTTTCTGCCCGAGCCAGACAAGTGCAAACGAGAACTGGAGTGCTTCATCTGCAACGAATATAGGGGAGACACTCGTGAGGATTTGAACGAACATTTTAGGGTGCATACTGATTGTTTGCCCTACCAGTGTGAGAAATGCGGCGATAAGCTGATCAATTCTGCCCGGGTGTTATGTGAGCATTTGCGGCAGCATGCGGAAGGATTGGCAATCAAATGCGTCTACTGCGAGGAacgattcgtttcgttggctGATTGCCAGCATCACGAAGAAAAAGTCCACGTGCAAGATAAGCAAATGGATGAGCAGCAAGAGGCCGAAATACAGGCGGAAATCCACAACACTCAGATAGTGGTAGTGGAAGGCCAGAAACGTTTCCAATGTAACCACTGCGATCGGTCATATACACTACTTAGTACGCTTCGAAGGCACCAACACGTTCATCAACTTAGCACCATGGATAAGAATTTTATGTGCCAGTACTGTAGCAAAGTGTTCAGGAAAGCTACTTCGCTCGTGATGCATCAAGAACGCGATCATGACGGCGATAATCCCTTTTCGTGTGATATTTGCTGCAACCGATTCAAAGAGCACACACTATTAATTGAGCATAAAAGATCGCATTCTGACGAAAAACCATACATTTGTGATGTATGTGGAAAATGCTTCCGCATTCGACAAGTATTGAACGAACATAAATTGAGTTGTTTTGGAGCGGAAGCAGCTCAACCCTGTTTCTGCCGCTTTTGTATGCTCACGTTCGAAAATCTGTCTGTTGCTTTAACTCATGTAAGAACCGCACATGAATCAGATATTCCCGAAACAAAGTGTCGTTCATGTGATTTGATCTTTCGGGATGCAGAATCCTTGGTAGAACACGAATTTCGACATAATCTGCCCGGTATAATTACCTGTAAGGTGTGCAATCGCATTTTCAAACATCACAAGAATCTCATGCGTCACATTAAGATGCATGCCGACCAACCTGTTCCTTACATGTGTGACCTGTGCGGAAAAACGTTCACGCAGAAGGGCTCACTTACTATTCATCGACGAATACATACTGGTGAGCGACCATTTTCCTGTGAACTTTGCCACAAAGGTTTCGTTGATAAAAAAGAGATGCGTCGTCACTACACATCCCATTTTAATCCCCAAAGTAAGCTATACATACCGGAAGCTCATAACTTAGCAACACCACCAGAGGCTGGTCCAACggggaaaaaatataaaacttACAACTGTAAAATCTGTAGCCGCCAATTTACTTCTAGCTCAAATCTGGCTAAGCATGTCACAACTCACACCG gGGAAAAAAAGTACATGTGTGAATTTTGTGACAAGCGCTTCAGTCAGGGAGGACAATTGACAGTGCATCGTCGAATTCATACAGGCGAACGACCTTTTGCATGTGAAAAATGTGGTGATAGATTCTTGGATGGTAGCAGCTTCAAACGCCATAAAACTCAAAATCtttgtaaaataaataaaatagaagCATCCTCACATTTGAAAAACGATGCAATATCAGGATACGGCCTTGGAAACGCTATAGTAGCCACAAACCAACTACTGACAATAACAAAAGACGAATTGCTACCACATGCATCAGGAGTCTCAGCCGCTTGTC
- the LOC125950471 gene encoding spindle assembly abnormal protein 6 homolog, translating to MDSYFINDQRRQFVKVLFPSVSLHVGVENGGMRSLELFDVVVEKMETQNLMQIRMTQSNDHSKMFLSTIDTSAYEEIRVQQALHVTFHGFTDHLIQILESCKKDELHISLVINNSRCTMQIYEKSSFKNLTHLFLTMDSASTEAVLYHLNQQLQKLYAQITGSSSQVNKYQLEIRLKDETIEQLRNEICSLNGKFANQENLLFTRNAEEITSLHQSLKRLGESKELEEKRLKAIINSMQEKIDQLSKESADRAEQIILETTRYENIREENVKLRSLNTLIKEEIDRTKKELCLKQDRESKSGNMISEMKRQIQDMQNKAKLLEKQRSELEAELQAEKNICHTKKHALQISTDELANASVVISNLNKEIAVLKSKVDLRTAIAMRQEKIIQDNKVELKELKETVAAIQQEHLRNRATNEEYAQTVKRINEASNMIEEKYRKKINDMLMKLSDSHVYAVSMEGN from the exons AtggattcatattttattaATGATCAACGTAGGCAATTTGTGAAAGTGCTGTTCCCCTCGGTGTCGTTGCATGTTGGTGTGGAGAACGGCGGTATGAGATCGCTAGAACTATTCGACGTCGTTGTTGAGAAGATGGAAACACAGAATTTAATG CAAATTCGAATGACGCAATCCAATGATCACTCCAAAATGTTTCTCAGCACCATCGATACATCCGCTTATGAGGAAATCCGGGTTCAACAAGCTCTACATGTAACGTTCCACGGCTTTACCGATCATCTCATACAAATACtcgaaagttgcaaaaagGATGAACTGCACATTTCTTTGGTCATTAATAACAGCAGATGCACGATGCAGATATATGAAAAAAGCTCGTTTAAAAATTTAACACACTTATTTCTGACTATGGATAGCGCTTCGACGGAAGCCGTGCTCTACCACCTAAACCAACAGCTCCAAAAACTGTATGCTCAAATAACCGGCTCCTCCTCACAGGTCAACAAGTACCAGCTCGAAATAAGATTAAAAGATGAAACTATTGAACAGCTGAGGAATGAAATTTGCTcgttaaatggaaaatttgcGAACCAAGAAAATCTCTTGTTTACCAGAAATGCCGAGGAGATCACATCGCTTCATCAATCTTTGAAACGTCTTGGAGAAAGCAAGGAATTAGAGGAAAAGAGATTGAAAGCCATTATCAATAGTATGCAAGAAAAGATTGATCAACTGTCTAAGGAATCTGCAGACCGTGCCGAACAAATAATTCTAGAAACAACGCGTTATGAAAACATCCGAGAAGAGAATGTTAAGCTGCGAAGTCTGAATACGTTGATCAAAGAGGAAATTGATCGTACGAAAAAGGAACTTTGTCTAAAACAAGACCGAGAATCTAAGTCAGGAAACATGATTTCCGAAATGAAACGGCAGATCCAAGAtatgcaaaacaaagcaaaacttcTTGAAAAACAACGATCAGAATTGGAAGCGGAACTGCAGGCCGAGAAGAATATCTGCCACACTAAGAAGCACGCCTTACAGATTTCAACGGATGAACTAGCGAATGCATCAGTAGTTATAAGCAATCTCAACAAAGAAATAGCAGTGCTCAAAAGCAAAGTGGATCTGCGGACAGCGATCGCAATGCGCCAGGAAAAGATCATTCAAGACAATAAAGTAGAATTGAAGGAGTTGAAGGAAACTGTCGCAGCAATACAACAAGAGCATCTACGGAATCGTGCCACCAATGAGGAATATGCCCAAACGGTCAAACGGATCAACGAAGCATCCAACATGATAGAAGAGAAATATCGCAAAA AAATCAACGATATGCTAATGAAGTTGTCGGATTCACATGTGTATGCTGTATCGATGGAGGGTAATTAA
- the LOC125950472 gene encoding coiled-coil domain-containing protein 12 — MLESGAVIGKLEEEALKRKERLQHLKRKQKADSEESPATEKSIPKPIFRNYQSENISKTSIDDDRAIVESQVSHQLEMMKTQIVIEEIDIANLAPRKPDWDLKRDVTKKLERLERRTQKSIAELIRDRLRSGQQQDILQAVNCASLTASEIQRSAD; from the exons ATGCTAGAATCCGGTGCGGTTATCGGAAAATTGGAGGAAGAAGCACTAAAACGCAAAGAGCGTCTTCAGCAtcttaaaagaaaacaaaaggcaGATAGTGAAGAATCGCCGGCTACAGAAAAGAGTATCCCAAA GCCGATTTTTAGAAACTACCAGTCGGAGAATATTTCCAAAACTTCAATTGACGATGATCGTGCAATCGTTGAGTCCCAAGTCAGTCATCAGCTAGAAATGATGAAAACTCAAATCGTTATTGAAGAAATCGACATTGCCAACTTGGCGCCACGGAAACCCGACTGGGATCTGAAACGAGATGTCACAAAGAAGTTGGAAAGACTCGAGCGCAGAACACAGAAATCAATCGCTGAACTCATCCGGGACCGGCTCAGATCAGGACAGCAGCAAGATATTCTACAAGCGGTGAATTGTGCATCCCTGACCGCATCAGAAATACAACGTTCGGCCGATTAA